Proteins encoded in a region of the Quercus lobata isolate SW786 chromosome 8, ValleyOak3.0 Primary Assembly, whole genome shotgun sequence genome:
- the LOC115956545 gene encoding thiamine thiazole synthase, chloroplastic-like translates to MATMASTLTSKPQTLAFFDSSSFHGTPLAPPSSLRVHQPAKSSVAPHAISMSASPPPYDLKGFAFEPIKESIVSREMTRRYMTDMITYADTDVVVVGAGSAGLSCAYELSKNPSVQVAIIEQSVSPGGGAWLGGQLFSAMVVRKPAHLFLDELEIEYDEQDNYVVIKHAALFTSTIMSKLLARPNVKLFNAVAAEDLIVKEGRVGGVVTNWALVSMNHDTQSCMDPNVMEAKVVVSSCGHDGPFGATGVKRLKSIGMIDSVPGMKALDMNTAEDAIVRLTREIVPGMIVTGMEVAEIDGAPRMGPTFGAMMISGQKAAHLALKALGLPNALDAEAIHPELILAAADSAEIAEA, encoded by the exons ATGGCAACCATGGCTTCCACTCTCACCTCCAAGCCTCAAACCCTCGCTTTCTTCGACTCCTCTTCCTTCCATGGCACCCCTTTGGCCCCACCTTCTTCTCTCCGTGTCCATCAACCCGCCAAATCTTCCGTGGCCCCACATGCAATCTCCATGTCCGCCTCTCCTCCGCCGTACGATCTTAAAGGGTTCGCCTTCGAGCCCATCAAGGAGTCCATCGTCTCACGCGAGATGACACGTAGGTACATGACTGACATGATCACCTACGCCGATACCGATGTGGTCGTGGTCGGTGCTGGCTCAGCTGGTCTCTCATGCGCTTATGAACTGAGCAAGAACCCATCCGTACAAGTGGCCATAATCGAGCAATCTGTGAGCCCTGGTGGCGGTGCATGGCTCGGTGGTCAGCTCTTCTCTGCTATG gTTGTTCGCAAGCCTGCTCATCTCTTCCTTGACGAGCTTGAAATTGAGTACGATGAGCAAGACAACTATGTTGTGATCAAACACGCTGCTCTCTTCACCTCAACCATCATGAGCAAGCTCTTGGCTCGCCCCAATGTCAAGCTCTTCAATGCGGTGGCAGCCGAGGACTTAATTGTGAAAGAAGGAAGAGTTGGTGGGGTGGTGACCAACTGGGCCTTGGTGTCCATGAACCACGACACACAGTCATGCATGGACCCCAATGTCATGGAGGCTAAGGTGGTAGTGAGCTCATGTGGGCACGACGGGCCATTTGGGGCCACTGGGGTCAAGAggctcaagagcattgggatgATTGACAGCGTACCTGGAATGAAGGCACTGGATATGAACACAGCTGAGGATGCCATTGTGAGGCTTACTAGGGAAATTGTGCCTGGGATGATTGTTACTGGGATGGAAGTGGCTGAGATTGATGGAGCGCCAAGAATG GGACCCACATTTGGTGCCATGATGATCTCAGGGCAGAAAGCTGCCCACTTGGCCTTGAAGGCACTGGGACTTCCCAACGCTCTGGATGCAGAAGCCATCCACCCGGAGTTGATTCTAGCTGCCGCAGATTCTGCAGAAATTGCAGAAGCCTAG
- the LOC115958377 gene encoding MYB-like transcription factor ETC3, whose translation MASLDHSTSTDIDDSTTTTLDSKEDNNKETELQFSYDEETLVIRMFNLVGERWSLIAGRIPGRTAEEIEKYWNSRYSTSE comes from the exons ATGGCTTCCTTGGATCACTCTACTTCTACTGATATCGATgattctactactactactttgGACTCTAAAG AAGATAACAATAAAGAGACTGAGCTACAATTCTCATATGATGAAGAGACACTAGTTATAAGAATGTTTAATCTTGTTGGTGAGAG ATGGTCTCTAATTGCTGGTAGAATCCCTGGAAGAACAGCTGAGGAAATTGAGAAATACTGGAATTCAAGATACTCCACAAGCGAATGA